The nucleotide sequence TGCTACGCGGCGCTCGGCACGATCCACGCGCGATGGAACCCGGTCCCCGGCCGGTTCAAGGACTACATCGCCATGCCGAAGTTCAACATGTACCAGTCGCTGCACACGACGGTCATCGGACCCAACGGCAAGCCGGTCGAGCTCCAGATCCGCACCTTCGACATGCACCGCCGTGCCGAGTACGGCATCGCCGCGCACTGGAAGTACAAGCAGGAGGCCGTCGCCGGCGCATCCAAGGTGCGCACCGACGCGCCGAAGTCGTCCGGCAAGGGCAAGGACGACCACCTCAACGACATGGCGTGGCTGCGCCAGTTGCTGGACTGGCAGAAGGAGACCGAGGACCCCGGCGAGTTCTTGGAGTCCCTGCGCTTCGACCTGTCCCGCAACGAGGTCTTCGTCTTCACGCCCAAGGGCGACGTCATAGCGCTCCCGGCCGGGGCCACCCCGGTCGACTTCGCCTACGCGGTGCACACCGAGGTCGGCCACCGGACCATAGGGGCACGCGTCAACGGACGCCTCGTGCCGCTCGAGTCCACCCTGGACAACGGCGACCTGGTGGAGGTCTTCACCTCCAAGGCGCCCGGTGCCGGGCCCTCCCGCGACTGGCTGGGCTTCGTCAAGTCCCCGCGCGCCCGCAACAAGATCCGCGCCTGGTTCTCCAAGGAGCGCCGGGACGAGGCGATCGAGCAGGGCAAGGACGCCATCGTCCGCGCGATGCGCAAGCAGAACCTGCCGATCCAGCGCATCCTGACCGGCGACTCGCTGGTCACCCTCGCCCACGAGATGCGGTACTCGGACATCTCCGCGCTGTACGCGGCGATCGGCGAGGGCCACGTCTCCGCGCAGAACATCGTGCAGAAGCTGGTCCAGGCGCTCGGCGGCGAGGAGGCGGCCACCGAGGAGATCGAGGACCCGGTCCCGCCGACCCGCCGCAGCCGCAAGCGCCGCTCCAGCTCCGACCCGGGCGTCGTCGTCAAGGGCGTCGACGACGTGTGGGTGAAGCTGGCCCGTTGCTGCACCCCGGTACCCGGCGACCCGATCATCGGCTTCGTCACGCGGGGCAGCGGTGTCTCGGTGCACCGCAGCGACTGCGTCAACGTGGACTCGCTGTCGCGGGAGCCCGAGCGCATCCTCGACGTCGAGTGGGCGCCCACCCAGTCCTCGGTCTTCCTGGTCGCCATCCAGGTCGAGGCGCTGGACCGCTCCCGGCTGCTCTCGGACGTCACCCGCGTCCTGTCCGACCAGCACGTCAACATCCTGTCCGCGGCCGTGCAGACCTCCCGCGACCGGGTCGCCACCTCGCGCTTCACCTTCGAGATGGGCGACCCCAAGCACCTCGGCCACGTCCTGAAGGCCGTCCGCGGCGTCGAGGGCGTCTACGACGTCTACCGCGTCACCTCGGCCCGCAACCGCTCGTAGCAGCGCAAACGCCGAGGGCTCCGTACGGTGCGTACGGAGCCCTCGGCGTTTAGGGCGGTGGAATTTCAGCCCCCGAACTCCTCCAGGCCCTTCAGAGCCTGGTCCAGCAGTGCCTGGCGGCCCTCCAGCTCACGCTCCAGCTTGTCGGCGCGGGAGTTGTTGCCCTGGGCGCGCGCCTGCTCGGCCTGGCCCCGGAGCTTGTCCACGGCGGCCTGGAGCTGACCGGTCAGACCCTCGGCACGCGCGCGTGCCTCCGGGTTGGTCCGGCGCCACTCGGCCTCCTCGGCCTCCTGGATCGCCCGCTCGACGGCGTGCATCCGGCCCTCGACCTTGCCCCGCGCGTCCCGCGGCACCTGACCGATGGCCTCCCACCGCTCGTTGACCGAACGGAAGGCGCCCCGCGCGGCCTTCAGGTCCCGCACCGGGAGGATCTGCTCGGCCTCCTCGGCCAGCGCCTCCTTCAGCTTCAGGTTCTCCGCCTGCTCCGCGTCCCGCTCGGCGAACACACCGCTGCGCGCGGCGAAGAACACGTCCTGGGCGCCCCGGAAGCGGTTCCACAGGTCGTCCTCGTGCTCGCGCTGGGCGCGGCCCGCGGCCTTCCAGTCCGCCATCAGCTCGCGGTAGCGGGCCGCCGTGGTGCCCCAGTCCGTCGAACCGGACAGCGCCTCCGCCTCCGCGACCAGCCGCTCCTTGATGCGCCGGGCGTCCTCGCGCTGCGAGTCCAGTTGCGCGAAGTGCGCCTTGCGGCGCTTGGAGAACGCCGACCGGGCGTGCGAGAAGCGGTGCCACAGCTCGTCGTCGGACTTGCGGTCCAGCCGGGGCAGCCCCTTCCAGGTGTCCACCAGGGCCCGCAGCCGCTCACCGGCCACCCGCCACTGGTCGGACGCCGCGAGCTGCTCCGCCTCCGTGACCAGATCCTCCTTGGCCTTGCGGGCCTCGTCGGACTGCTTGGCCCGCTGCGCCTTGCGCTCCTCGCGGCGCGACTCGACCGTCTTGACGAGCTTGTCGAGGCGGGTCCGCAACGCGTCGAGGTCACCCACCGCGTGGTGCGCGTCCACCTGCTCGCGGATGTGACCGATCGCGGTCTGGGCGTCCTTCGCGGACAGATCGGTGGTCTGCACACGCTTCTCGAGGAGGCCGATCTCGACAACCAGGCCCTCGTACTTGCGCTCGAAGTAGGCAAGCGCCTCCTCGGGGGAGCCGGCCGCCCACGATCCGACGACCTGCTCGCCATCGGCCGTACGCACGTACACGGTCCCCGTCTCGTCGACGCGGCCCCACGGGTCGCTGCTCACAGCGCCTCCTCCACATGATGCCTGCGGGGAGCCTCCCGGCCCCCTGGCATCGTCCACAGTTTCGTCATCGCCAACATAGGCGACCATCGGGTGGCCTGTCCGCATCCAGCGGCAGCCAATTCCGCAGGCGACCGGCCCGCGAGCGCGGACCGGAACGCCCCGGCGGCGTCAGGACTTCGTGACCGTCGCCTTGTCGATCACGACCGTCGCGTTCGGGGCGCCGTCGCCCTGGCCCGTGCTGTCGCCCGCCTTGGCGATCTTGTCGAGCACCTTCAGCCCGGCCTTGTCGATCGTGCCGAAGGGGCTGTACTGCGGCGGCAGCGGGCTGTCCTTGTAGACCAGGAAGAACTGGCTGCCGCCGGTGTGCGGCTGCCCGGTGTTGGCCATGGCCACCGTGCCCGCCGGGTACGTGTTCTTCTTGAGGCTCTTGTCCTTCAGATTCTCGTCCGGGATGGTGTAGCCCGGCCCGCCGGTGCCGGTGCCCGTCGGGTCGCCGCACTGCAGGACGTAGATCCCGTTCGTGGTCAGCCGGTGGCACTTGGTGTGGTCGAAGAAGCCCTTGTCCGCGAGGAAGGCGAAGGAGTTCACCGTGTGCGGGGCCGCCGTCTTCAGGGCCACGCCGATGTCACCGCAGGTGGTGTCCAGCTTCATGGTGTAGTCGGCCGACGTGTCGATCGACATCGCCGGCTCCTTCTTCCAGGACTGCTTCTTCACCGAGCCCTTGGCCGGCTTCTCGCAGGGGTCCGGCGCCTTGCTCGGGCTCGCGCTCGGCGACGCCCCGGCGGCCGTGTCCACCTTCTTGTCGTCGTCGCCCTTCATCACGCCCGTCGTGTACAGCGCCACACTGCCGATCACGACCACGCCGAGCACCGACGCGATCACCGAGTTGCGCATGCGCGCCTTGCGTCGCGAGTCCGTGCGCCGCTGCTGCTGCCGCAAGAACTTCTCCCGTGCGAGCTGACGCCGTCGCTGCTCCTGGCTGACCACCGGGTTCTCTCCTCATGCGTGTCGTGTGCCGACCGGTACGCGTGCGTCCTGTGATCCGACAGGCGCGTGTAGCCCCGTACCGTATATGGGTTCGCTGAGGAAACGGCAGCGCCGGTAGGCTCTAGGGGCTTTTCCCACCACGGGCCGCCCGCGCGCGAGCCCTCCCGTACCGACACAACGAAGGACGATCGTGCTCATTGCCGGGTTCCCCGCCGGGGCCTGGGGGACGAACTGTTATCTCGTCGCCCCCGCCGCCGGTGAGGAGTGCGTGATCATCGACCCCGGCCATCAGGCCGCTCCCGGCGTCGAGGAAGCGCTCAGGAAGCATCGCCTCAAGCCCGTCGCCGTCGTCCTCACCCACGGCCACATCGACCATGTCGCCTCCGTCGTCCCGGTCTGCGGCGCGCACGACGTGCCCGCCTGGATCCACCCCGACGACCGCTACATGCTGAGCGACCCGGAGAAGGCGCTCGGCCGGTCCATCGGCATGCCGCTCATGGGCGAGCTGACCGTGGGGGAGCCGGACGACCTCCGGGAGCTGACCGACGGGGCGAAGCTCCAGCTCGCCGGGATGGACTTCTCCGTCGCCCACGCGCCGGGCCATACCAAGGGGTCGGTGACCTTCGCGATGCCCGAGAGCGCCGACGTCCCGTCGGTCCTCTTCTCCGGGGATCTGCTGTTCGCCGGCTCCGTGGGACGCACCGACCTGCCGGGCGGATCGATGGAGGACATGCTCGGGTCGCTGGCACGCGTGTGCCTGCCGCTCGACGACTCCACCGTGGTGCTGTCCGGCCACGGCCCCCAGACCACCATCGGCCAGGAACGCGCCACCAACCCCTATCTGCGGCAGGTGGCCGCCGGCCAGGGAACCGACCCGGCTCCCCGACGAGGAATGTGACGAGACTTCCGTGAGCACCTTCAAGGCCCCCAAGGGCACGTACGACCTGATCCCGCCGCAGTCCGCGAAGTACCTCGCCGTGCGCGAGGCCATCGCCGCCCCCCTGCGCGACTCCGGGTACGGCTACATCGAGACCCCCGGCTTCGAGAACGTCGAGCTGTTCGCACGCGGTGTCGGCGAGTCCACCGACATCGTCACCAAGGAGATGTACGCCTTCGAGACCAAGGGCGGCGACCGCCTCGCCCTGCGCCCCGAAGGCACC is from Streptomyces seoulensis and encodes:
- a CDS encoding DUF349 domain-containing protein translates to MSSDPWGRVDETGTVYVRTADGEQVVGSWAAGSPEEALAYFERKYEGLVVEIGLLEKRVQTTDLSAKDAQTAIGHIREQVDAHHAVGDLDALRTRLDKLVKTVESRREERKAQRAKQSDEARKAKEDLVTEAEQLAASDQWRVAGERLRALVDTWKGLPRLDRKSDDELWHRFSHARSAFSKRRKAHFAQLDSQREDARRIKERLVAEAEALSGSTDWGTTAARYRELMADWKAAGRAQREHEDDLWNRFRGAQDVFFAARSGVFAERDAEQAENLKLKEALAEEAEQILPVRDLKAARGAFRSVNERWEAIGQVPRDARGKVEGRMHAVERAIQEAEEAEWRRTNPEARARAEGLTGQLQAAVDKLRGQAEQARAQGNNSRADKLERELEGRQALLDQALKGLEEFGG
- a CDS encoding peptidylprolyl isomerase — protein: MVSQEQRRRQLAREKFLRQQQRRTDSRRKARMRNSVIASVLGVVVIGSVALYTTGVMKGDDDKKVDTAAGASPSASPSKAPDPCEKPAKGSVKKQSWKKEPAMSIDTSADYTMKLDTTCGDIGVALKTAAPHTVNSFAFLADKGFFDHTKCHRLTTNGIYVLQCGDPTGTGTGGPGYTIPDENLKDKSLKKNTYPAGTVAMANTGQPHTGGSQFFLVYKDSPLPPQYSPFGTIDKAGLKVLDKIAKAGDSTGQGDGAPNATVVIDKATVTKS
- a CDS encoding MBL fold metallo-hydrolase, whose product is MLIAGFPAGAWGTNCYLVAPAAGEECVIIDPGHQAAPGVEEALRKHRLKPVAVVLTHGHIDHVASVVPVCGAHDVPAWIHPDDRYMLSDPEKALGRSIGMPLMGELTVGEPDDLRELTDGAKLQLAGMDFSVAHAPGHTKGSVTFAMPESADVPSVLFSGDLLFAGSVGRTDLPGGSMEDMLGSLARVCLPLDDSTVVLSGHGPQTTIGQERATNPYLRQVAAGQGTDPAPRRGM
- a CDS encoding RelA/SpoT family protein, translating into MPDEAQPLTAAKPESASAPAVKPAPNASDAKNDRHGSVEHAQSAPVEKTADTARPKPAPVRPAAGQTAPRSGSSNRVRARLARLGVQRANPYNPVLEPLLRIVRSNDPKIENATLRQIERAYQVAERWHRGQKRKSGDPYITHPLAVTTILAELGMDPATLMAGLLHDTVEDTEYGLDDLRRDFGDVVALLVDGVTKLDKVKFGEAAQAETVRKMVVAMAKDPRVLVIKLADRLHNMRTMRYLKREKQEKKARETLEIYAPLAHRLGMNTIKWELEDLAFAILYPKMYDEIVRLVAERAPKRDEYLAIVTDEVQADLRAARIKATVTGRPKHYYSVYQKMIVRGRDFAEIYDLVGIRVLVETVRDCYAALGTIHARWNPVPGRFKDYIAMPKFNMYQSLHTTVIGPNGKPVELQIRTFDMHRRAEYGIAAHWKYKQEAVAGASKVRTDAPKSSGKGKDDHLNDMAWLRQLLDWQKETEDPGEFLESLRFDLSRNEVFVFTPKGDVIALPAGATPVDFAYAVHTEVGHRTIGARVNGRLVPLESTLDNGDLVEVFTSKAPGAGPSRDWLGFVKSPRARNKIRAWFSKERRDEAIEQGKDAIVRAMRKQNLPIQRILTGDSLVTLAHEMRYSDISALYAAIGEGHVSAQNIVQKLVQALGGEEAATEEIEDPVPPTRRSRKRRSSSDPGVVVKGVDDVWVKLARCCTPVPGDPIIGFVTRGSGVSVHRSDCVNVDSLSREPERILDVEWAPTQSSVFLVAIQVEALDRSRLLSDVTRVLSDQHVNILSAAVQTSRDRVATSRFTFEMGDPKHLGHVLKAVRGVEGVYDVYRVTSARNRS